In a genomic window of Styela clava chromosome 7, kaStyClav1.hap1.2, whole genome shotgun sequence:
- the LOC120327845 gene encoding tRNA (carboxymethyluridine(34)-5-O)-methyltransferase alkbh8-like → MIENSAKYSTRFRKKLVKARTKLNKEGLTFSDFPTLYIVISNGGLANGVQRSNLEEIITSFKELIMLPQKSYAMVSFENTKNSQATFEKLQGHVLKSTLNLASPNPILYLHYVNDLNLQKSGDFQSPGWDNVPGLIILEDFITETEQIELLKFLEADSPVSNGFDCSDNILKHRKVWHYGYEFRYKHNDVDPKSPLEKGIPKILKSVISKMKETGHIVKEPNQITINKYEPGQGIPSHIDNPEAFDDTLASLSLNSQTVMDFKNSKTKEHNQVLLKERSLMIFTGESRYKWTHGICPRKVDLIPVNKDDADKLTSVNRGMRMSVTFRRAREDYRGPSQNPDVDRPANEVEAATLEEEHVHKVYNEIASHFTSTRDKPWPKVKQFINELEAHSTIIDVGCGSGRYLGVRQDVYMIGCDRSLNLINICKEKGFKVFTCDGLNLSLRHGIFDACICIAVIHHYSTHERRMKAIEQLLQLVRVGGQILISVWAMEQEYKRVKSKYLKRIDNGPTEKEISVVPESASKHTIQNLDKGVEIKKSANIPAPPADSHASNTAAMNDLSIEDKQQSTLPVHKNRTPFEQQDVLVPWHRKTVQVSKQKSDQECLLKTPELSEDEKIKSEIGNQSSNDNSKLFHRYYHVFKQGELEELCESFDNVEVITSYYDEGNWCVILKKL, encoded by the exons ATGATAGAAAATTCTGCAAAGTATTCGACCAGATTTCGAAAGAAGTTGGTGAAAGCTAGAACTAAACTAAACAAAGAAGGATTAACATTTTCTGATTTCCCAACCCTGTATATTGTTATATCAAACGGGGGTCTTGCTAATGGAGTTCAAAGAAGCAATTTGGAAGAAATAATAACTTCTTTTAAGGAACTAATCATGCTACCTCAAAAATCCTATGCGATGGTTTCCTTCGAGAACACGAAAAATTCACAAGCCACATTTGAGAAATTACAAGGACATGTATTGAAATCAACTCTGAATCTCGCTTCTCCTAATCCGATATTATATTTGCATTATGTCAACGATTTGAATCTACAAAAATCTGGTGATTTTCAATCACCTGGATGGGATAATGTTCCGGGACTGATTATACTTGAAGATTTTATCACAGAAACGGAACAAATAGAACTTTTAAAATTTCTCGAAGCTGACAGCCCGGTCTCAAACGGATTCGATTGCTCTGATAACATTTTAAAACATAGAAAAGTTTGGCATTATGGGTACGAGTTTCGATATAAACACAATGACGTCGACCCTAAATCACCTTTAGAAAAAGGCAtaccaaaaattttaaaatctgtaatttcaaaaatgaaagaaaCTGGGCATATTGTCAAAGAACCGAatcaaattacaataaataaatacgaGCCAGGACAGGGTATTCCATCACACATTGATAATCCTGAAGCATTTGATGACACGCTTGCTTCATTAAGCTTAAATTCACAGACAGTGATGGAttttaaaaactcaaaaacaaAGGAACATAACCAAGTTTTGCTTAAGGAACGATCTTTAATGATTTTTACTGGAGAATCGAGATACAAATGGACTCATGGGATTTGTCCTCGAAAAGTTGATCTTATTCCTGTGAACAAAGATGATGCCGATAAATTAACTTCTGTAAATCGTGGAATGAGGATGTCTGTAACATTTAGAAGAGCTAGGGAGGATTACAGGGGTCCCAG CCAAAATCCAGATGTAGATCGACCAGCAAATGAAGTAGAAGCTGCAACATTAGAGGAAGAACATGTTCATAAAGTTTACAATGAAATAGCTTCACATTTTACATCAACAAGAGACAAACCGTGGCCCAAAGTTAAACAATTTATTAATGAGTTGGAG GCTCACTCAACAATCATAGACGTAGGTTGCGGCAGCGGTCGTTATCTTGGTGTAAGGCAGGATGTTTACATGATTGGATGTGATCGGAGTCTAAATTTAATCAATATTTGTAAAGAAAAAGGTTTCAAG GTTTTCACTTGTGATGGTCTGAATCTTTCATTACGGCATGGAATCTTTGATGCCTGCATTTGTATTGCTGTTATTCATCATTATTCAACTCATGAGAGAAGAATGAAAGCGATTGAACAACTTTTACAACTAGTGAGGGTCGGAGgacaaattttaatttctgtttGGGCCATGGAACAAGAATACAAAAG AGTGAAATCAAAGTATCTGAAAAGAATAGATAACGGCCCAACAGAAAAGGAAATTTCTGTTGTTCCTGAATCAGCCTCGAAACACACGATACAAAATCTTGACAAGGgtgttgaaattaaaaaatctgCCAATATCCCTGCCCCACCAGCAGACAGTCATGCTTCTAATACTGCTGCTATGAATGATTTATCAATTGAAGACAAACAGCAAAGTACACTTCCAGTTCATAAAAACAGAACCCCTTTTGAACAACAAGACGTTTTAGTGCCTTGGCATCGAAAAACTGTACAAGTCTCAAAACAAAAATCAGATCAAGAGTGTTTATTAAAAACACCAGAACTCtctgaagatgaaaaaataaaatcagaaattgGTAATCAGTCCAGTAACGATAATTCTAAATTATTTCATCGTTATTATCATGTTTTTAAGCAAGGAGAGTTGGAAGAACTTTGTGAAAGCTTTGATAATGTTGAAGTTATTACTTCTTATTATGATGAAGGTAACTGGTGTGTGATTTTAAAGAAATTATGA
- the LOC120327846 gene encoding tubulin-specific chaperone A-like, protein MAERQRKLKIQTGVVKRIAKEKVMYEEEAVGIAEKISKMEDAGGDEYVIKKQKEVLAESKQMGPDCQKRLEQAIEVLSGLVETEKDLEETEEYQNAVNQLNEVK, encoded by the coding sequence ATGGCTGAAAGACAACGAAAACTAAAAATTCAAACTGGAGTTGTGAAAAGAATTGCTAAAGAGAAGGTGATGTATGAAGAAGAAGCTGTGGGTATTGCAGAAAAGATCAGTAAGATGGAAGATGCTGGTGGagatgaatatgttataaaaaagCAAAAGGAGGTCTTGGCGGAATCTAAACAAATGGGTCCAGATTGTCAAAAAAGACTTGAACAAGCAATAGAAGTATTAAGCGGTCTTGTTGAAACTGAAAAAGATCTGGAAGAAACTGAAGAATATCAAAATGCTGTGAATCAACTAAATGAAGTGAAATAA